Sequence from the Denticeps clupeoides chromosome 20, fDenClu1.1, whole genome shotgun sequence genome:
CACGGTGAGTAAACTGCTGCTTTTAATACTTATCATATCCACCTTTCTGTTGTTTCATTTGATCTGCTACCCGCTGACCATTTCTTTTAAACCGGACGTGTCCTTTGTCATCTTGGGGTCCCCTGTGGCCACCATGTCCTTTGAACACAGTCCCCCTGACGGACGCGGCGTGTTCAGAAGTGGACTCGGACACGGAGGCGGTGGCCGGCAAGGGCTTCACCATGAGATGCATCTCCTGCAAGCGGAGGCTGGAGGTGGAAGCCACCGCCACGGTGGACTGGCACTTCAGGGCCAGGGGCGAGCGGAACTTCGTGCACGTAAGTGGCGTCTTCGGTGTAACCTGCACGGAGGGTTTCGGGACGTGCCGCCCGGTGCTGACCAACTTTCTGGCCTTTGCTccaactgtctttttttttttaaacgtcaGGCACTTCAAAGATTATTGCAGATTTGACAGATTTATTGATAGTCTGGATTTCCGTAAAGCGCCATTCGTGCCACCGGGAATGTGGGGAGCACACAGGCAAAAAGCCTTAAAAAAATAGCACCAAATTTACAAAAAGTCAGCAGAATTGTGTTGAATTCGCGGATATACGAGTTATGCTCTGATGCGTTTATAGTGGACATTTTCTGTGGAAAACACCATTTTATCAAGAGTTTTTGGACACAGTTTCACGTGAAGGTTAGATGTTGCTGGAAGAACCTCCCAGCAacgcttccttccttcctttctggTTATGTATAAAATGACAAGGTATATTAATACTTTCACTGAAAACGTTGGTGTTGCATTCTGCAAGGCATATTTTGCTTTACGTAAAACATAAAACCCGCAATAAAATGTGCAAACGATGACCAAAAAAAGTAGCTGAATCCCTTCCGCTGACGAAAGTACCGACCATGTCGTGACGGCCGCGCCTCCGAAACGTGCTGCTTAAGTACAGTTTTAAAATAGGAACGCGCTGACCGCACCTCATTAGAAAACTACCAGCGCGACAAACCCGCGCAAAAACCGTACGCTATTTTGAGGACGCAGGTGCGTGGCGAGAGAACGGGCGTCTAAATGCCTTAGAtgatcaaaaatgtaaaaatggcagCATTTCTTTTTCACCCTCGGTTTTATCTACCTCGCCTGGCCGTTCGTTTCTTCCACTTTGGTCTATGTCGCCCTCAGATATACAATTATGACGGCGAAAACGAGTTAATCAAGGACGAGCGCTTCGAAGATCGGCTGGAGTGGAGCGGCAGCAAGAACACGCTGGACCTCCAGGACGCGTCGCTCCACATTAACAACGTCACCTTCAACGACAGCGGCATCTACCGCTGCCTCTTCAACCGCGTCCTCAGTTACGAATACTACGAGTACCAGACGGAAGCCAGCAAGCTGATCCACCTTAACGTGCTAGCTAAAGGTGAGTTTCCGCCGCCCTTGCGCGCGCCTATCCGCCGCCTTGCCCCGGCTGAGACGTGTTCCGCGTGTGTATATGTCCACGCAGCGACCAGGGGCACAGCCTCCATCGTGTCTGAAGTGATGATGTACGTGTCCATCATCGGCCTGCAGCTCTGGCTCCTGGTGGAGATGATCTACTGTTACCGGAAGATTTCGGCCGCTGGCGATGAGGCGCTGAGAGCGAGCGCGTAAGTAACTCCGCTTTCATGTGCACATATTTCAGGCTTCGCTGGAATCGGGGAATTTACCAGAAAAGGCATTTACCACACAAGGAGTGTCAGGGAATTTGTTCATTTGGGTGCAGAGTCAGGGAATAATCAGGACATTTTGTTAATAACATAGTGCAGTAGCCAAAATCGAATGTACCTTTACGTGCCTTCAGTGCTCTAAACCTCCCCTGCGCTGCAAAATCTTTGCAAAGTATGTgtcaacatacagtacagaccaaaagcttggacacaccttctcattcaatgtgttttctttattctcatgaccatttacgttggtagattctcactgaaggcatcaaaactatgaatgaacacatgtggagttatgtacgcaacaaaaagtggagacctgacctccacagtcaccggacctgaacccaatccagatggtttggggtgagctggaccaacaagtgctaaacacctctgggaactccttcaagactgttggagaagcatttcaggtgacgacctcttgaagctcatggagagaatgccaagagtgtgcaaagcagtaatcagagcaaagaaactagaatataaaacatgttttccgctatttcaccttttttttgttaaatacataactccacatgtgttcattcatagttttgatgccttcagtgagaatctaccaacgtaaatggtcatgaaaataaagacaacacattgaatgagaaggtgtgtccaaacttttggcctattcTGTATGTCTTTACACTTGCTTACTTACCAAACATGCCAGACAAGGTATTTGGCTTGAAAATTAAGAATTTAAGAACTGGCTGAAGTGATTTTTTGGTCAGGGAATGTCATGTTAAAGTCTGGGAATTTTAAGTCTGACTTAGAGTGGGAACCATTCTTTAATCAAATATCTTGTTCTTCCAGTCCTGGGCTACATATTACTATATAACCGTTCTTAGACATTGCAAGTGTGGTTGGACTGATATATCCAGCATATAGGATCATCAAAAACAAATTTTGGTTcatgcataaaaaatattttaatattaggCTTCAACAGATTCACTAGAGGTGAAAGTCTAAATTCACCATTGAAGACACATAGAAGGTTCACCATTTTGCCCCTGTTTCTCCCTGGGAGAAGCTGGTTCAGATAAGTGACTTTGGATTTGGTGAATACACACATAATACCTGACAGGGTTTCCTTAAAAAGGAAACCCTGGATCCTTAAAAAGACTTAAGTTGGAGTTGAAAGGTCTTAAAAagactgcagacccaataaatcaaaaGAAACAAGCCTTCGGTCTGTCAGTAACCTGCGGTCACTCCGGGTTTACTAAGCGCAGCGTGCGcatgagtggtagtagcctagtgggtaacacactcgcctatgaaccagaagacccaggttcaaatcccacttactaccatcgtgtccctgagcaagacacttaaccctaagtcactccagggggggggactgtccctgtaactacggattgtaatttgtaatttgcaaattcatttgaataataaactggactggactcataaaaCAAATGCTCTctacaaaaaagggcagagcaggctgtacctgctgcggaggctcaggtcttttggggtaCAGGGGCCgctcctaaagactttttataactctgtagtggcatcagccatcttttacggtgtggtctgatggggcagcagcatctccgctggggacaggaagaggctgaacaggctgatccggagtgacaggagaatggtggctaagctgtcatccctgttggacaacatctcccaccccatgcaggaaactctggcagcactgagcagctccttcagtggcaggctactgcacccacgatgtgggaaggagaggttcagaaggtcttttcttccaaccactgtcagactctataacaaagacctcacagttgaccacacacacacacacttcagataCATCATGGTAATAACCAACTGTACAGGTTTACCCTTTGCATTTTACCCATTCTTTtacccattgcacatgtgtagatctcaattgtacatttgtagaaatatacatatttatttttttgctgcacttttatctctgtttttgctgctattacttctgtttctatccactttctgccgtaacaaatgcaatttaaaggttgatcttatcttatcttcttATCTTAAATCTCTGTGGCCaggtaatgcatttttaattattaccagagagatgtgaaaatggatacTGATGTGGTGAAATGAAGGCTAGCCTCTGGCGATTTATGTTGtaaacctgctcatttcccCGCACATTTcgtttccctcttagtctagtgCTGAGAGCATGTgcaaagaaagccgggcttttaTCAGCTGTACTTGTTGGGTCAGTCTACCTCACGTGAGTTCTACCTCACGTTTGTCAATGACCAATCGTGTGGCTAATTTAAGCCATTGCTCCTCCATTCATTTCTTTGATAATGTCTTAATTTGGGTTGTCCTGTACATGCccttttattttgctgttagATACTCAATTTAGATAGGCGAAAATGATTAATCAAGGACGAGCACATTTGTCCATCTCAAGGCAGCATGTGAGCTAtcttgttatacacagcatctcgccatagttttaaaaaaatctgtcagatttttcttttgtatttacattctatcatttatttaatagcaaCGTGTTTTGAATAAACTGTAGTATTTTAGTGTCCTTTAGTCAGTGGCTACTAATCAAGTGGCTACTAATAGTTTACTTTGGAGTACTATAATTGCCACCTACTGACCTTTCTTGGTATGGCTGTAGTATCTCAGTCTCAGTGTGTTATACAAGCAATAGGTTGGGCTGACAAGTGACtagttaaaagcagggatggaTTACTGAACATGCACACcaggctctttttttatttttttttagaatcagAATCGCGTTTACTTTCctagtatgtgagtgaacacatccAAGGAATTTCATTCTGGCCAGTGGTGTCTCTCAAGTGGTataaacaatatacaatatttaaaaaatccaaaaacaaaacatgtctGATTGTTGTTACAGTTATTGCGACAAATTTCACCAGAATTTATCATTTAGGTGTCtactttaaaaagaaattctcACAGGGGTGCATACCCATGGACCCCATTATAATAACCCCAGAGTCATTATATATCAGGCTGTTTATATATCTGGGcccaggggccaacaagtactgTGTTAAAAATGTTCAGGCTCAGGATTTATTTTACTCTCAGCCCtgaaaaaatttgaaaaaaaaatgtttgtgccGATGCCCATGATGCCGCCTCCATGATGCCATCCTAGGCAACGGCCCCTGTCACCCATATCAAAAACCACCAGAAATGGctcacaaataacaaaaatattgcAGTTGTCCATTATTGACTTTCAGCAGTACAGGTAACATtgacaaagactaaaaataacagaatagtatatttgtatatattaataatatattaataatatataaaatgatttagTATTTTAGAAGAGTCTGCCGAGCAAAACTttggcccttggacaaatgtgGTTGACGACCTCGATGAAAGggcttaaatttgatgaaagtggccttaagaAGGTcttggtggtagcctagtgggtaacacactctcctatgaaccagaagacccaggttcaaatcccacttactaccatcgtgtctctgagcaagacacttaaccctgagtgtctccagggggggactgtccctgtaactactgattgtaagtcgctctggataagggcgtctgataagtgctgtaaatgtaatgtcttaAAAGTAttacatttggcttccttaCACCTGCCTGAAAAATACATAAAGATATccgtttcatttttattcagcttCATATAACTAATTATAAAGCAGTTGTTCTTATCATGAACTTTGTTATCACATACTGGCAGGCACTCTGCTGTAGCATAGGATTCAGCTAAAAGCATTCTGACTAATGGAGCTAAAGCTCACATGTACGTCCATTTGTTCCCAAAACAAAGCtccataaatgtttttatgtattctttttttttgttaaattggaGGACCAGTTTGACCTGTTATTGGacccaaacaatttttttatgccACTACAGAATCGTAGAGAACACGTTTATGactatttcaatattttgtataGCATTTGGATAATGTGCCAGATTGTACACTACATTTTCAAGATGCCATAattgtggtaaaaatgtttaattgaatGAAAGCTAACCATAATGCTTTTGGGACATCAGTTACACATCAGTTTTCAGCAAATACTggataaaaaattaattacagagCAACACTCCATtggcgtctttcatggctgcccagtgctcaccaaggtgCCTTTTCCGGTGTAAATTTTGGAACCATTTTAAATGACCTTTTTAGTATGGCCAAGTTGCTGAGTGGACGTTGTAGTTTGACAGTAAATATTGTGAGGAGTGCTTCTTTAACTAAACTTAATTTCTATTCACAGGGCAGAGTATCTAGCAATAGCGTCGGAGAGCAAAGATAACTGTGCAGGAGTGCAAGTAGCGGAATAAAGCAGGTAGGTGTCCTGCCATCTccactgaatacatttacatgaacacttatgacacacacactttatgtcCAGTCATATCTAATGGCTCAAAGGACCACAATACACACAGttgtcagcagtgtgtgtggcctccacctGCCTGTATGTCTTCCCTGCAACACCTGGCTGTGCTCCTGGTGAGGTGGTGGATGATCTCTTGAGAGATCTCCTCCCAGGTTTTTactaaagaaatgccaccccacaccattactgacccactgccaaaccggtcatgccaGAGGATGTCATGAAGAGCTGTCATGTCCCCATATCTAGGAGTTGGAGACCGCGACAAAACAGCTTGAGCCCACTAACACTTATAAATGCCACGAAGAGAGGTTTAGCGCTCACTAAGGTCATTGGAGGTCATTGAGCAGGGCTCTAAAAGTATAGGAAATGAGAAGTGGTCTGTAGTTATTGCTAATTGCCACtggttgtctattccatttgtaaaatCTGAAAATGAAGTTGCTGATTTCAGTTGTGTTTTATTGGGTGACCACATTAAACGTTGACCGCAACATAGAGCGAACAATTCTGATTCAGAACCTGAAGCCAAACCTTGCTTTGCTCACTGCAGCTTCATCAGAATCACCCATCATATGATCTTGACGAGAGAGTGCACACCTCATAGACGTATGACCAATGTACCAGTAAAATCTGGTGTAGCCTAAAGATCATTTGCTTAATAATGTCTTTGGCCAGGCACCATCACTTGGAATACCGTTACCAAGAATGGAAGAGAGGAATATGGAATAGTAGACAGaattccaaagagttttacagCCATAGCCATGAACAAGTGACCACCCATCATGGGatctccagccaatcagcattCACTGAAGCACGACAGCTGGTGTGGTGGAGCCGCATCAAAGACGTTCAGCCATTCTCAATCTCCCAAAAATGGTCCTCTCAGACAGAGCTGTCTGCTATCTTTTTTAAACCGCCTGGATTTTGCTTCTTGACTTTTGAAAAGAGAGAACAGCAGTCAACAACAGCAGACTAGAAGATCACAAGGTTACAAAGGTTATCAGCCAAATGATGACAGTATTAGTTGGATTGGGTATAGGTAACACGGTGGTGGTCCATGAAACCAAtcattaagttaaattgttGTCTGTAATATGTGTGTGCACCACATCCTCCGTCATCCTCTGTAATTTCATGTTTTgctaagacaaaaaaatgtcttcaggTATTTTAAGCTTACTACACCGACAGAGCTACTTGTAGTATCTGCAGTGCCAATGTTTTAAGGCGTGGCTGCAACAGTGCAAGGTGGAATACATCCAGGAAAATCATGCCGAGGAACACCAGGAGTTTGGGGTGTATAGATAAATTTGTGCCAATATTCAGTCGATAAgaacattaataattaaataataaaatgtgtcatga
This genomic interval carries:
- the scn1bb gene encoding sodium channel, voltage-gated, type I, beta b, which produces MRSGKAMPPVPVLLILLLVCAAHVPLTDAACSEVDSDTEAVAGKGFTMRCISCKRRLEVEATATVDWHFRARGERNFVHIYNYDGENELIKDERFEDRLEWSGSKNTLDLQDASLHINNVTFNDSGIYRCLFNRVLSYEYYEYQTEASKLIHLNVLAKATRGTASIVSEVMMYVSIIGLQLWLLVEMIYCYRKISAAGDEALRASAAEYLAIASESKDNCAGVQVAE